In a single window of the Flavobacterium ammoniigenes genome:
- a CDS encoding helix-turn-helix domain-containing protein, giving the protein MAIVVNLDVMMAKRKMSLNELSEKVELTLANLSILKTGKAKAIRFSTLEAICSALDCQPGDILEFTAEK; this is encoded by the coding sequence ATGGCAATTGTAGTAAACTTAGATGTCATGATGGCAAAACGCAAAATGTCATTAAACGAATTGTCAGAAAAAGTAGAATTGACTTTAGCCAATCTTTCAATTCTTAAAACAGGCAAAGCCAAAGCGATTCGATTTAGTACCTTAGAAGCCATATGCAGCGCTTTAGACTGTCAACCGGGCGATATATTGGAATTCACCGCTGAAAAATAA
- a CDS encoding murein hydrolase activator EnvC family protein produces MPKFLLSLLFICTTSMLWSQDAQQEKLEQRKAQIQQEIKENERLLQSVKKKEKSAVSVMAIQEKKIALKENLIKTTEKQAKLLSNDMYINQVEINRLKKELKVLKEDYSKMIVKSYKSRSEESRAMFLLSSKNFQQAYKRLQYMKQYTSFRKIQGEEIKGKSKELVVYNQKLDVQKSAKQKLIDEKEKERLSLEQEKKEQEKLVNAIKKDKNKIANDIKKKQQEARAIDKQIDRLIRQAIAEANRKAAAERAKQKAAATAAAKEKKAAAAAAAKELALANKTNKTSTKTVVKPVEVEEPEEEAKKPISSTKIELTPEAKIVADNFRANKGRLPYPVERGSITLGFGNQPHPVYKSLMVHNSGVEITTDQGANARAVFDGVVINVFNSTPVNKAVMIQHGDYFTVYQNLSSVSVGKGDKVSRKQSIGRVRSNGETGKTVLKFLILQNTSYINPAGWLSN; encoded by the coding sequence ATGCCAAAATTTCTCCTAAGTCTACTTTTTATTTGTACTACTTCAATGCTTTGGAGCCAAGACGCCCAACAAGAAAAATTAGAACAACGAAAAGCTCAAATTCAGCAGGAAATTAAAGAGAATGAAAGACTCTTACAATCCGTTAAGAAAAAAGAAAAATCGGCGGTAAGTGTGATGGCTATTCAAGAAAAAAAAATTGCCTTGAAAGAAAACTTAATTAAAACCACAGAGAAACAAGCCAAATTGTTGAGCAATGATATGTACATCAATCAGGTAGAAATTAATAGGCTTAAAAAAGAGCTAAAGGTTCTTAAAGAAGACTATTCGAAAATGATTGTGAAGTCGTATAAAAGCCGTTCAGAAGAAAGTAGAGCCATGTTTTTATTGTCTTCTAAAAATTTCCAACAAGCTTACAAAAGATTACAGTATATGAAACAGTATACTAGTTTTAGAAAAATTCAAGGCGAGGAAATTAAAGGAAAATCAAAAGAATTAGTGGTGTATAACCAAAAACTTGACGTTCAAAAATCAGCCAAGCAGAAGCTAATTGATGAGAAGGAAAAAGAGCGTTTGTCGTTGGAGCAAGAAAAGAAAGAACAAGAAAAGTTAGTCAATGCCATTAAAAAAGACAAGAATAAAATTGCTAATGACATTAAGAAAAAGCAGCAAGAAGCGCGCGCAATTGACAAGCAAATTGACCGTTTGATTCGTCAAGCCATTGCTGAGGCCAATAGAAAAGCTGCCGCCGAACGTGCGAAACAAAAAGCAGCTGCAACAGCTGCCGCAAAAGAGAAGAAAGCTGCTGCTGCCGCTGCCGCAAAAGAATTGGCCCTTGCTAATAAAACGAACAAAACTTCTACAAAAACAGTGGTTAAGCCAGTTGAAGTGGAAGAACCTGAAGAAGAAGCCAAAAAGCCTATTTCATCTACTAAAATTGAGCTAACACCAGAAGCCAAAATTGTAGCGGATAATTTTAGAGCCAACAAAGGAAGGTTGCCTTATCCTGTTGAACGTGGATCGATTACATTAGGTTTTGGAAACCAACCTCACCCGGTCTATAAATCGTTAATGGTTCACAATAGTGGAGTTGAAATCACCACTGATCAAGGAGCGAATGCACGTGCAGTATTTGACGGTGTTGTAATCAATGTTTTTAATTCTACACCCGTGAATAAAGCAGTCATGATTCAACACGGGGATTATTTCACCGTATATCAAAATTTAAGCTCGGTTAGTGTGGGTAAAGGAGATAAAGTAAGTCGAAAACAATCTATTGGCCGCGTACGTTCTAATGGAGAAACTGGAAAAACGGTACTTAAATTCCTAATTCTACAAAACACTTCGTATATCAATCCTGCGGGTTGGTTGTCTAACTAA
- a CDS encoding DUF4292 domain-containing protein: MNVTKFNFSNLKRLVPLLFIMALASCKTQQAVVASIPEAPKEKGISAAEVIANHYNNKINFSTVYIKSNVRFSDEKQTQNVTAEIKIKKDEQILVSVRFLGITMAKALITPSSVSYYEKMNGTYFEGDFTGLTQWLGTDLDYAKIQNMLLGEAFDNLQQGKYALSTSDEGFELTDLQSGKTMKSFILDKEKYSVLSQAIAQPEQDRMINVSYRDYSLFKEGSVPMQTLIETFQSKGKTEISFNYTTLTFNEELSFPYSIPNGYKRILIK, encoded by the coding sequence ATGAACGTTACTAAATTTAATTTTTCCAATTTGAAACGACTTGTTCCGTTGTTGTTCATTATGGCATTGGCTTCTTGTAAAACCCAGCAAGCAGTTGTTGCATCGATTCCCGAAGCTCCCAAAGAAAAAGGGATTTCGGCAGCAGAAGTAATAGCCAATCATTACAACAACAAAATCAACTTTAGTACCGTTTATATCAAATCGAATGTGCGTTTTTCAGATGAAAAACAAACCCAAAATGTAACGGCAGAAATTAAAATCAAGAAAGACGAACAAATTTTAGTTAGCGTTCGTTTTCTAGGAATTACTATGGCGAAAGCCTTGATAACACCCTCATCAGTGAGTTATTACGAAAAGATGAACGGCACCTATTTTGAAGGCGATTTTACCGGATTAACACAATGGTTAGGTACCGATTTGGATTATGCTAAAATTCAGAATATGTTATTGGGTGAGGCCTTCGATAATTTACAACAAGGAAAATATGCTTTGTCAACGAGTGATGAAGGTTTTGAACTAACCGATTTGCAATCGGGAAAAACAATGAAATCTTTTATTTTGGATAAAGAAAAGTATAGTGTCCTATCACAAGCTATTGCTCAGCCAGAGCAAGACAGAATGATTAATGTCAGTTATAGGGACTATTCTTTATTTAAAGAAGGGAGTGTCCCGATGCAAACATTGATTGAGACTTTTCAATCCAAAGGGAAAACAGAAATCAGTTTTAACTATACCACACTAACGTTTAACGAAGAACTATCTTTCCCATATAGCATTCCAAATGGGTATAAAAGAATATTAATTAAGTAA
- a CDS encoding sugar phosphate nucleotidyltransferase: MKIIVPMAGRGSRLRPHTLTIPKPLIPVAGKPIVHRLVEDIAGVLNQDIEEIAFIIHESFGKQVEADLIAIAEKLGSKGTIYYQNEALGTGHAIMCAKDSLSGPAVIAYADTLIRADFDLDQNADSVIWVKQVDQPEAFGVINLNEANEIVELVEKPKEFVSDLAVIGIYYFKDVAVLKNELQLVLDNNIIHGGEYQINDGIKQMMAKGMKFVPGEVAEWMDCGNKDVTVETNSRMLGFLHNDGEHLVDYGLKSENSTIIPPCYIGEDVVLINATVGPNVSLGKGCHVINSTIKNSLVQTHSHIKNAHLDNAMIGNHASFDGNFTSISIGDYSVLE, from the coding sequence ATGAAAATAATAGTACCTATGGCTGGACGTGGTTCTCGTCTTCGCCCACACACATTGACTATCCCTAAACCTTTAATTCCTGTAGCGGGAAAACCAATTGTTCACCGTTTGGTGGAAGATATTGCAGGGGTTTTGAATCAAGATATTGAAGAAATTGCCTTTATCATTCACGAAAGTTTTGGTAAACAAGTCGAAGCCGATTTGATTGCCATAGCTGAAAAATTAGGGTCTAAAGGAACCATCTATTACCAAAATGAAGCTTTAGGGACGGGTCATGCCATTATGTGCGCCAAAGATTCTTTGAGTGGGCCAGCGGTAATTGCTTATGCAGACACCTTGATTCGTGCCGACTTTGATTTGGATCAAAATGCCGACAGCGTAATTTGGGTAAAACAAGTAGATCAACCCGAAGCCTTTGGGGTTATCAATTTGAACGAAGCCAATGAAATTGTAGAATTGGTAGAAAAACCAAAAGAATTTGTTTCAGATTTGGCGGTTATTGGAATTTACTATTTCAAAGATGTAGCGGTGTTGAAAAACGAATTACAATTGGTATTGGACAATAATATCATTCACGGAGGCGAATACCAAATCAATGACGGAATCAAACAAATGATGGCCAAAGGAATGAAGTTTGTTCCGGGAGAAGTAGCTGAGTGGATGGATTGTGGAAACAAAGATGTGACGGTAGAAACCAATTCTAGAATGTTAGGCTTTTTGCATAATGACGGTGAACATTTGGTAGATTATGGACTTAAATCTGAAAATTCAACGATTATTCCACCTTGTTATATTGGCGAAGATGTGGTATTAATTAATGCGACTGTTGGGCCTAATGTTTCTTTAGGGAAAGGATGCCATGTAATCAATAGCACTATCAAAAATAGTTTGGTACAAACCCATTCTCATATTAAAAATGCCCATTTAGACAACGCGATGATTGGAAATCACGCAAGTTTTGACGGTAATTTTACAAGTATTAGTATTGGAGATTATTCTGTTTTGGAATAA
- a CDS encoding four helix bundle protein yields the protein MKKFDLHERLIDFAVQIISITDNLKSTKAGNHLSGQIVRSGTSPSLNYSEAQSAESRNDFIHKMSVVLKELRETHANLKIIHRAVLYQQAEQDLIAVIKENDELISIFVKSIDTSRNRNK from the coding sequence ATGAAAAAGTTCGATTTACATGAACGGCTAATTGATTTTGCTGTTCAAATAATTAGCATAACAGATAATTTAAAATCAACCAAAGCAGGGAATCATTTATCGGGACAAATAGTTCGCTCAGGAACTTCACCGTCATTGAACTATAGTGAAGCCCAAAGTGCAGAATCCAGAAATGATTTTATTCATAAAATGTCTGTTGTTTTAAAAGAATTAAGAGAAACGCATGCCAACTTGAAAATAATTCACAGAGCGGTATTGTATCAACAAGCAGAACAAGATTTAATTGCTGTAATAAAGGAAAATGACGAATTAATTTCAATATTTGTAAAAAGTATTGATACCTCAAGAAATAGAAATAAATAG
- the dut gene encoding dUTP diphosphatase, with protein MNIKIINKSQHSLPNYETIASAGMDLRADLTAPITLAPLGRIIVKTGLFIELPIGYEAQVRPRSGLAIKKGITVLNSPGTVDADYRGEIGVILVNLSNEDFVIENGERIAQLIIAKHERAEWIEVQELSETSRGEGGFGSTGVK; from the coding sequence ATGAACATAAAAATCATCAACAAGTCGCAACATTCACTACCTAACTATGAAACCATAGCTTCGGCCGGAATGGATTTAAGGGCCGATTTAACAGCTCCGATCACATTGGCTCCTTTGGGAAGAATTATTGTAAAAACGGGCTTGTTTATCGAGTTACCTATTGGGTACGAAGCACAAGTTCGCCCAAGAAGTGGCTTGGCCATCAAAAAAGGAATTACCGTTTTGAATTCGCCTGGAACAGTTGATGCCGATTATAGAGGAGAAATTGGAGTGATTTTAGTTAATCTTTCTAATGAAGATTTTGTAATTGAAAACGGCGAACGCATCGCTCAATTAATTATTGCTAAACACGAACGTGCCGAATGGATTGAAGTTCAAGAACTTTCTGAAACCTCCAGAGGCGAAGGCGGTTTTGGAAGCACGGGAGTAAAATAA
- a CDS encoding lipopolysaccharide biosynthesis protein has product MGLYKSLFKQTAIYGLATVLPRMLSFLLVRLYTGILPTGEYGEVSIVLSWMVFFNVVLSYGMETAFFRFYNSETDKENVIATSTISIFWSSIIFLFGALIFRGTLASFANVEVQYVTYAIWILVLDALVIVPFSKLRANQRPMLYAIIKIGNVAVNLLLNLFFLLALPKIAASNPNSFIGNLYVDNYEIGYIFVSNLAASLLTLLVLSPNYLFLTRKFDAVLWKKMMRYGLPILVAGIAFAVNEHFDKILLGYWLPEGVAKSEVGAYSACYKLGLFMVLFATAFRLGIEPFFFSHSKNENAPQTYAMITKYFVIFGSLILLGVIVFADVLKFLLLDNKSYWEAMKVVPLIILANFFLGIYNNLSVWYKLTDKTKMGAYISIVGAVLTLVLNYLLIPKFSYYGSAIATIAAYGSMMFISYVLGNRYYPIPYDMEKIGGYLGLSILFSAISFYGFRENYFVGIPLLLLFVYFVYHNEKATIQTIIKRKK; this is encoded by the coding sequence TTGGGATTATATAAAAGTCTTTTCAAACAAACCGCAATCTATGGATTAGCCACGGTTTTGCCTCGAATGTTGAGTTTTTTACTTGTGCGTTTGTACACAGGTATCTTACCCACAGGCGAGTATGGAGAGGTGTCAATAGTTCTTTCCTGGATGGTTTTTTTCAATGTGGTGTTGTCCTACGGAATGGAAACCGCTTTTTTCCGTTTTTACAATTCTGAAACCGACAAAGAAAATGTGATAGCAACTTCGACTATTTCTATTTTTTGGTCCTCTATTATTTTTCTTTTCGGCGCATTAATTTTTAGAGGAACACTTGCTTCCTTTGCCAATGTAGAGGTACAATATGTCACTTATGCCATTTGGATTTTGGTATTAGACGCCTTGGTGATTGTCCCATTTTCAAAGTTGCGAGCCAATCAAAGACCAATGCTGTACGCCATCATAAAGATTGGAAATGTAGCCGTTAACTTGTTATTAAATCTTTTCTTCTTATTGGCACTTCCTAAAATTGCAGCATCGAATCCGAATTCCTTTATTGGGAATTTGTATGTTGATAATTATGAAATTGGATATATTTTCGTTTCTAATTTAGCCGCAAGCTTATTGACTTTACTAGTGCTTTCGCCCAATTATCTTTTCTTAACGCGCAAATTTGATGCGGTGCTTTGGAAAAAAATGATGCGTTACGGATTGCCTATATTGGTTGCCGGTATTGCTTTTGCAGTCAACGAACATTTTGATAAAATTCTGTTAGGTTATTGGTTGCCAGAAGGCGTTGCCAAGTCTGAAGTAGGAGCGTATTCAGCTTGTTACAAACTCGGCTTGTTTATGGTCTTGTTTGCCACAGCTTTCCGATTGGGAATTGAGCCTTTCTTTTTTAGTCATTCTAAAAATGAAAATGCTCCTCAAACCTATGCCATGATTACCAAATATTTTGTGATTTTTGGTTCACTCATTTTGTTAGGAGTAATTGTTTTTGCGGATGTATTGAAGTTCTTGCTTTTGGATAACAAATCCTATTGGGAAGCGATGAAGGTGGTGCCTTTGATCATTTTAGCGAACTTCTTTTTAGGGATTTATAATAACCTTTCGGTTTGGTACAAATTAACAGACAAAACTAAAATGGGCGCCTATATTTCGATTGTTGGCGCAGTGCTAACTTTGGTATTGAATTATCTTTTGATCCCAAAATTTAGTTATTACGGTTCAGCAATTGCCACTATTGCAGCTTATGGGAGTATGATGTTCATTTCCTATGTCTTAGGAAATCGTTATTATCCAATTCCCTACGATATGGAAAAAATTGGGGGTTATTTAGGCTTGTCGATTCTGTTTTCAGCGATTTCTTTTTACGGCTTCCGCGAAAATTATTTTGTGGGAATTCCGTTATTGTTGTTGTTCGTTTATTTTGTATACCACAACGAGAAAGCAACCATCCAAACGATTATTAAACGAAAAAAATAA
- a CDS encoding GNAT family N-acetyltransferase: protein MEIRELTTLEDMLAQFDLMLHLYSNNFTIEKYEAYLTEMLPHNYIQIAVYEGEQCIGLSGLWSGIKLWSGRYFEIDNFIVHPDHRLKGAAKLMTDYINEKAAAAGCTMIVLDAFTGNFTAHRFYYNQGYYPRGFHFIKTLNEAGLS from the coding sequence TTGGAAATCAGAGAACTTACTACACTAGAAGACATGTTAGCTCAATTTGATTTGATGCTACATTTGTACAGCAATAACTTCACTATTGAAAAATACGAAGCCTATCTGACCGAAATGCTTCCGCACAATTATATTCAAATTGCAGTATATGAAGGCGAACAATGCATAGGACTGTCTGGACTATGGTCGGGAATTAAACTCTGGTCGGGAAGGTATTTTGAAATCGATAATTTTATTGTGCATCCAGATCATCGTTTAAAAGGAGCGGCAAAATTAATGACCGATTATATTAATGAAAAAGCAGCAGCAGCGGGTTGTACTATGATCGTATTAGATGCCTTTACTGGCAATTTCACGGCACACCGTTTTTATTATAATCAAGGGTATTACCCTAGAGGTTTTCACTTTATTAAAACCCTGAACGAAGCCGGATTATCATAA
- the atpG gene encoding ATP synthase F1 subunit gamma — protein MANLKEIRNRITSISSTMQITSAMKMVSAAKLKKAQDAITAMRPYAEKLTELLQNLSATLDGDVGGDYTSQREIKKVLVVAITSNRGLCGAFNTNVIKEVKNRSDFYAGKQVDVFAIGKKGNDILSKTLTVIDNQSAIFDDLTFDNVAQIAEVLTQKFVAGQYDRIELVYNQFKNAATQIIQTEQFLPLAPIQSDKPVSSGDYIFEPSKEEIVLTLIPKSLKTQLYKGIRDSFASEHGARMTAMHKATDNATELRDQLKLTYNKARQAAITNEILEIVGGAEALNG, from the coding sequence ATGGCAAATTTAAAGGAAATCCGTAATAGAATTACTTCCATTTCATCCACGATGCAAATTACATCGGCAATGAAAATGGTGTCTGCTGCAAAGCTTAAAAAAGCACAAGATGCGATTACAGCGATGCGCCCTTATGCCGAAAAATTAACGGAATTATTACAAAATCTTTCTGCCACCTTAGATGGTGATGTAGGAGGAGATTACACGTCGCAACGTGAAATCAAAAAAGTATTGGTAGTGGCCATCACTTCAAATAGAGGTTTGTGTGGTGCTTTTAATACAAACGTAATTAAAGAAGTTAAAAACCGTTCTGATTTCTACGCAGGAAAACAAGTAGATGTTTTTGCAATTGGGAAAAAAGGAAACGATATTTTGAGCAAAACGTTAACCGTTATCGATAATCAAAGCGCCATTTTTGACGATTTGACTTTTGATAATGTAGCTCAAATTGCCGAAGTATTAACACAAAAATTTGTGGCTGGCCAATACGATCGTATCGAATTGGTATACAACCAATTTAAAAATGCGGCTACTCAAATTATTCAAACCGAACAATTTTTGCCTTTGGCACCAATCCAATCCGATAAACCAGTTTCATCAGGCGATTATATTTTTGAGCCTTCTAAAGAAGAGATTGTATTGACTTTGATTCCAAAATCATTGAAAACACAATTGTACAAAGGAATTAGAGATTCATTTGCCTCTGAACACGGAGCGCGTATGACAGCAATGCACAAAGCAACAGACAACGCAACAGAATTAAGAGATCAATTGAAATTGACCTACAACAAAGCGCGTCAAGCAGCAATTACTAACGAAATCTTAGAGATTGTTGGTGGTGCAGAAGCGTTGAACGGATAA
- the atpA gene encoding F0F1 ATP synthase subunit alpha, with the protein MAEIKPAEISAILRKQVEGFESGATLEEVGTVLNVGDGIARVYGLSNVQYGELVEFENGLEAIVLNLEEDNVGVVLLGASTGIKEGSTVKRTQRIASLKVGEQMLGRVVNTLGQPIDGKGPIGGELYEMPLERKAPGVVFRQPVTEPLQTGIKAVDAMIPVGRGQRELVIGDRQTGKSTVCIDTILNQKEFYDAGKPVFCIYVAIGQKASTVAGIAKMLEEKGAMAYTIIVAANASDPAPMQVYAPMAGAAIGEYFRDSGRPALIVYDDLSKQAVAYREVSLLLRRPPGREAYPGDVFYLHSRLLERACKVIADDGIAKNMNDLPDSLKGIVKGGGSLTALPIIETQAGDVSAYIPTNVISITDGQIFLDGDLFNSGVRPAINVGISVSRVGGNAQIKSMKKVSGTLKLDQAQYRELEAFAKFGSDLDAVTLNVIEKGKRNVEILKQGLNDPFTVEDQVAIIYAGSKNLLRNVPVDKVKEFEKDFLEFLNNKHRDTLDALKAGKLDDNITDVIEKVAKEVSAKYN; encoded by the coding sequence ATGGCGGAAATCAAACCTGCTGAAATTTCAGCAATATTAAGAAAGCAAGTAGAAGGTTTTGAATCTGGTGCTACACTAGAAGAAGTAGGAACAGTACTTAATGTTGGAGATGGTATTGCTCGTGTGTACGGGCTATCTAATGTTCAATACGGAGAGTTAGTAGAATTCGAAAATGGTCTTGAGGCTATTGTATTGAACTTAGAAGAAGACAATGTTGGGGTGGTACTTTTAGGTGCTTCAACAGGAATCAAAGAAGGTTCAACTGTAAAAAGAACACAACGTATTGCGTCTCTTAAAGTAGGAGAGCAAATGTTAGGACGTGTGGTAAACACACTAGGTCAGCCAATCGATGGTAAAGGACCAATCGGTGGGGAATTATACGAAATGCCTTTGGAAAGAAAAGCGCCAGGAGTTGTATTCCGTCAACCAGTAACAGAACCATTACAAACAGGAATTAAAGCGGTAGATGCAATGATTCCAGTTGGACGTGGACAACGTGAGTTGGTTATTGGTGACCGTCAAACAGGTAAATCAACTGTTTGTATCGACACGATCTTAAATCAAAAAGAATTTTACGATGCAGGAAAACCTGTATTTTGTATCTATGTTGCTATTGGGCAAAAAGCGTCTACTGTTGCAGGAATTGCAAAAATGTTAGAAGAAAAAGGAGCTATGGCGTATACGATTATCGTTGCCGCTAACGCTTCTGATCCAGCTCCAATGCAAGTATATGCTCCAATGGCAGGTGCTGCAATTGGGGAGTATTTCAGAGACTCTGGTCGTCCAGCTTTGATTGTTTATGATGATTTGTCTAAACAAGCTGTGGCGTATCGTGAGGTATCTCTTTTATTAAGAAGACCACCAGGACGTGAAGCATATCCTGGAGACGTTTTCTACTTACACTCTCGTTTATTAGAGCGTGCTTGTAAAGTGATTGCGGATGATGGTATTGCAAAAAACATGAATGACTTACCAGATTCTCTAAAAGGAATCGTAAAAGGAGGAGGTTCATTGACTGCTTTACCAATTATCGAAACACAAGCGGGTGACGTTTCTGCTTATATCCCAACTAACGTAATTTCGATTACAGATGGTCAAATCTTCTTGGATGGAGATTTGTTTAACTCTGGGGTTCGTCCTGCTATTAACGTTGGTATTTCGGTATCTCGTGTTGGAGGTAATGCACAAATCAAATCCATGAAAAAAGTATCAGGTACTTTAAAATTAGATCAAGCGCAATACCGTGAATTGGAAGCGTTTGCTAAATTTGGTTCTGACTTAGATGCAGTTACGTTGAACGTAATTGAAAAAGGTAAAAGAAACGTTGAAATCTTGAAACAAGGGTTGAACGATCCTTTTACAGTGGAAGATCAAGTAGCTATTATTTACGCGGGTTCTAAAAACTTATTGAGAAATGTTCCTGTGGATAAAGTAAAAGAATTTGAGAAAGACTTTTTGGAATTCTTAAACAACAAACACAGAGATACCCTTGATGCTTTGAAAGCGGGTAAATTAGATGACAACATTACTGATGTTATCGAAAAAGTAGCAAAAGAAGTTTCAGCTAAGTATAATTAA
- the atpH gene encoding ATP synthase F1 subunit delta, producing the protein MAGTRAAIRYAKAILEISNSKGVAEAVNNDMKLIASTINGNEELNTFIQSPTTTVEVKEKALLEVFSGVNGVTQGLFHLLFENKRFEILEAIALEYNKLSDEMNGIEIAKVTTAIPMDAALEAKVLAKVATLSDKKITIKNNVDPSIIGGFILRIGDKQYNASVANRLQVLKREFSN; encoded by the coding sequence ATGGCAGGTACAAGAGCAGCAATTCGTTATGCAAAAGCAATCTTAGAAATCTCCAATTCAAAAGGAGTAGCTGAGGCTGTGAATAACGATATGAAATTGATTGCTTCTACAATCAACGGAAACGAAGAATTAAACACTTTTATTCAAAGCCCAACAACTACTGTTGAGGTAAAAGAAAAAGCGTTATTAGAAGTTTTCTCTGGTGTGAATGGAGTAACACAAGGATTGTTTCATTTGTTATTTGAAAACAAACGATTCGAGATTCTTGAAGCAATTGCTTTAGAATACAATAAATTATCTGACGAGATGAACGGAATTGAAATAGCTAAAGTAACAACAGCTATTCCAATGGATGCCGCATTAGAAGCTAAGGTTTTGGCTAAAGTAGCGACTCTTTCAGACAAGAAGATTACAATTAAAAATAACGTAGATCCATCAATTATTGGAGGATTTATTTTAAGAATAGGCGACAAGCAATACAATGCTTCGGTTGCTAATAGATTACAAGTATTAAAAAGAGAGTTTAGTAATTAG
- a CDS encoding F0F1 ATP synthase subunit B, whose translation MEKLINDFSFGLFIWQVVIFVGLIFLLKKFAWKPILDAVNEREQGIKNALESAESARNEMQNLQADNQRILQEARAERDAMLKDAREMKEKMVADAKNEAQEQGQKMIDQAKAAIESEKNAAMADLKSQVATLSLSIAEKILKDELSNKESQTKLVDQLLGDVKLN comes from the coding sequence ATGGAGAAGTTAATTAATGATTTTTCGTTTGGTTTATTTATTTGGCAAGTAGTCATCTTTGTTGGATTAATATTCTTATTAAAAAAATTCGCTTGGAAACCCATTTTGGATGCGGTAAACGAAAGAGAACAAGGGATTAAAAATGCTTTGGAATCAGCTGAAAGCGCGCGTAATGAAATGCAAAACTTGCAAGCAGATAACCAACGTATTCTTCAAGAAGCAAGAGCTGAACGTGACGCGATGTTGAAAGATGCTCGTGAAATGAAAGAGAAAATGGTTGCCGATGCTAAAAACGAAGCACAAGAGCAAGGTCAAAAAATGATTGACCAAGCTAAAGCAGCTATCGAAAGTGAAAAAAATGCAGCTATGGCTGATTTGAAATCACAAGTTGCTACTTTGTCATTAAGTATTGCAGAAAAAATATTGAAAGACGAATTGTCTAACAAAGAATCTCAAACTAAATTAGTTGACCAACTATTAGGTGACGTAAAACTGAACTAA
- the atpE gene encoding ATP synthase F0 subunit C, translating into MQIPTIVGAGLIVIGAGLGIGKIGGSAMDAIARQPEASGKIQTAMLIAAALIEGIGFAALFAA; encoded by the coding sequence ATGCAAATTCCAACTATTGTAGGAGCAGGATTAATTGTAATCGGAGCAGGTTTAGGTATTGGTAAAATTGGTGGTTCAGCAATGGACGCAATTGCACGTCAACCAGAAGCTTCAGGAAAAATCCAAACAGCTATGCTTATCGCAGCTGCACTTATTGAAGGTATTGGTTTCGCTGCGTTATTCGCTGCTTAA